Within the Micromonospora citrea genome, the region CCCGACGCGGTCGCCGCCATGATCCGTCCCGACGGCTACTGGGCGGTGCCCACCCGGGCCATCGCCGTGGAGCAGACCCACAACCGGGGCGGCGGCGGGGTGATCCCGCTGGCGACCCTGCGCGAGCTGCGCCGGGTCGCCGACGACGCGCAGGTCGCGCTGCACTGCGACGGCGCCCGGATCTGGCACGCGCACGTCGCCGACGGCGTGCCGCTGGCCGAGTACGGCGCCCTCTTCGACACCCTGTCGGTCTGCCTCTCCAAGGGGCTCGGCGCGCCGGTCGGCTCCCTCGTGGTCGGCAGCGCCGACAAGATCGAGCGGGCCCGGTTCATCCGCAAGCGGATGGGCGGCGGAATGCGTCAGGCCGGCGTCCTCGCCGCAGCCGGCCGCTACGCGCTCGCCCACCACATCGACCGGCTCGCCGCCGACCACGCGAAGGCGGCCCGGCTGGCCGAGGCGATCGCCCCGTTCGGGGTGCTGGCCGGCCCGGTGCGGACCAACCTCGTGCCGCTGGACCTGACGAAGTCGCCCCTGGACGCGCACGCCCTGGCCGCCGCCGCCCGCGCCGAGGGCGTCCTGGTCTCGGTGCTCGGCCCTCGCGTCGCCCGCCTGGTCACCCACATGGACGTCGACGACGCCGGCATCGACCGGGCCGTCGAGGTCGTCACCGGCATCCTGCGGGGCTGACCCGGGCGGTCAGCGTCACGGCCCGGGCGGTGAGCGGCTCCGCCCGGGCGGTCGGCGTCTTGCAGGGGTGCCGGGCGGCTTCTCAGGGGTGCAGGCGCCGGAGGGTGGCGATGTCGGCGGCGTGCCCGACGTGCCTCTCCGTCGGCGTCTCCACCACGACCGGGACGCCGGCGGTGGCCGGATGCGCCATCAGCTCGGCGAACGCCGGCTCGCCGATGGTGCCCTTGCCGATGTTCTCGTGCCGGTCCCGGGTGGAGCCGCACAGGTCCTTCGAGTCGTTCGCGTGCACCAGCCGCAGCCGGTCGGCGCCGACCGTCGCCACCAGCGTGTCCAGCGTCGCGGTCATGCCGCCCTCGGCGGCCAGGTCGTGCCCGGCGGCCCAGGCGTGACAGGTGTCGAAGCACACCCCGAGCCACGGGTGCCGGTCCACCGCGTCGAGGTACGGCCCGAGCTGTTCCACCCGGGAGGCCAGCGATCGTCCGCCACCCGCGCTGGGCTCGACCAGCAACCGCGGGCCGCCCGACGTCGCCGCCTCGTCGAGCAGCGGCAGCAGGGTCTCGCGTACCTGCCGCATCGCGGCCTCGGCGTGGCCCTCGTCGACGGCGCTACCGGCGTGGAAGACCACGCCCTCGGCGCCGATCGCCCGGCCCCGGCGCAGCGCGTGGGCCAGGGTCTCCGCCGAACGTTCGACCGTGTTGGGCGTGGGGGAGCCGAGGTTGACCAGCAGCGACGCGTGGATGAAGACCGGCAGGCCCCGCTCGCCGCAGCCGTCGCGGAACAGCGCGTCCTGGGTCGGGTCGCCGGCCGGCAGCGCCCAGCCCCGCGAGTTGGAGACGTAGACCTGCACGACCTGCGAGCCGGCCGCGTCGGCGTACGGCAGCGCCGCCCTCGCCAGGCCGCCGGACGTGGGCGTGTGAGAGCCGACCGGCCGGCGCCGCGCCGCGGTCTCGTGAGTCGTCATCGTCACAGGCATCCGATGGTGACCTGGGTGCCCGGCGGCACCTGCGTGTTCTCCGGCGGGTTCTGGAACCGGGCGACGCCGTTCGGGTTGAACTGGATCACCACCGGGAACTGCTGGCTCTCCAACACCTGCTTGGCCTGCTGGCACGGCAGGTCGACGACCCGGGGCACGGCAACCAGCGGCGGGCCCTTGCTGAGCTCCAGCCTGACCTTGGCGCCCCGCTCCACCCCGCTGCCGTCCGACGGGCTCTGCCCGAGGACCTGGTCCCGGGGCTTGTCGGAATCCTTGTAGGTGGGCGGCTCCACCAGCACCAGGCCCAGCTGGGCGAGGATCGTCCGGGCCTCGGCCAGGCTCTTGCCGACCAGGTTCGGCACCGAGATCGGGGCCTTGCCCTTGCTCAGGATCACGGTGACCTTGTCGCCCGGCTTGACCTCGGCGCCCACCTTCGGGTCGGTGTCCACCACGACGCCGGCCGGCAGGTTGTCGTCGTAGCGGGCCGCGCCCTTCGCCACCACCAGCTTCGCGTCGAGCAGGTCGGCCTCGGCCAGCTCGAACTCCTTGCCCACCACGTCGGGCACCGGGAACCGCTCCGGGCCCAGCGAGAGGGTCAGCGTGATCGTGCCGCCCTTGATGATCCGGGCGGCGGAGACCGGGTCCTGCGCCAGGACGGCGTCCTTCGGGACCTTCTCGTCGTAGCGCGGCTCGGCGTAGGCCAGGACGAAGCCGGCGCGGGCGGCCTGCGACTCCGCGTCGGCCTTGCTCAGCGTCACCAGCTGGGGCGCCACCGTGTAGCGACCGAACCCGAACCACCAGCCGCCACCGGCGGCCACGAGCGCCAGCACCACCATGGCGGCGATCACCGCCATCCGGCCCCGCGGGTCGCCCATCACCCGGGCGCGCAGCGCGGACAGCCGCGACCCCAGGCTCTCGCTCTCCTCCGGCACCGCCCGGCGCCGGCCGCTCCGGGCGGCCCCGCCGTCGGGCAGCCGGGCCCAGGCCGGCCGCTCGGCCGGCCGGACCGCCGCGACCACCATCGTCGGCTGGGCCACCGCCGGCTCGTCCGCCACCCGACGCAACACGGCGGTACGCGTGTTCGCGTCACCCAGGTCGTCCCGCGCGACCTGCACCTCGGCCAGCAGCGCGCCGGCGTCGGTCGGCCGGCTGCCCGGATCGCGCCGGGTGGCCCGGGCGACCAGGTCGTCGAGGGACTTGGGCAGGCCCGGCACCAGCGTCGACGGTGCGGGCACGTCCCGGTCGACGTGCTGCCAGGCGATGTCGACGGGCCGGTCACCGTCGTAGGGCACCCGGCCGGTGAGCATCTCGAACAGCACGATCCCGGCGGAGTAGACGTCGGTGCGGGGGTCGGCGTGCCCCTCGGTGACCAGCTCCGGGGCGACGTACGCGACCGTCGCCATCAGCTGGTTGCCGTCCTCGTCGTCGGCGCTCGCCTCGACCGCCCGGGCCAGCCCGAAGTCGGCGACCTTGACCACGCTGTCGACGAGGTTGGCCGCGCCGCCGGTGGGCGCCTCGGCGACCAGCACGTTCTCCGGCTTCACGTCGCGGTGCACCAGGCCGGCCCGGTGCGCGGCGGCGATGGCGGCGAGCATCTGCTCGGCGATGGCCAGCGCCTCGTCGGGATTGAGGCGGCGCCGCTCGGCGAGCACGTCGCGCAGGGTGCGACCGCGGACGTACTCCATCACCAGGTAGGGCAGGCCGGCGTGGGTGCCCTGGTCGTAGACCGCGACCACGTTCGGATGCGTCAGCCGGGCGATCGTCTTCGCCTCGTCGGTGAACCGCGCCACGAAGCTCGCGGCCCGCGACCGGGCATCGGGAGTCTGGGACGGGTGAATGATCTTGACTGCGACGGTGCGCTCGAGGCGCTCGTCGGTGGCGGTGTACACGGTCGCCATGCCGCCGCGGGCCACGCGACCGCGGATGCGGTAGCGCCCGTCGATCAGCGAGCCCAGCAACGTGTCGGCGACCTGTGTGTCCATCGGCAGGGAGTCTATGTGTCCAGGGGGTGAAGGTTGAACAGGATGCTACAGCCGGGCTGCGACCACAGCGGTCTCGCCGCGCTCGCGCCGCCTGTCCGCCCTGTTCAACCCGCTTCCCGGGGTGCCGTTGGCCGGGGCCGGCCGGGGCATGGCAGGGTGGTCGGGTGACCGACTCCGTACCCGCCGACCGGGCCGTGCCCGGCCCCGAGACCGCCGGCCCCGCCGACGCCGCCGACTGGCTGACCCTGCCGGACGTGGCCGAGCGCCTCGACGTGTCGATCAGCAAGGTCCATCAGATGATCCGGGACCGCGAACTGATCGCGGTGCGCCGGGACGGCATCCGCCGGATCCCGGTCGACCTGGTGGCCAACAAGACCGTGCTCAAGCACCTGCCCGGCGTGCTCAACCTGCTGGCCGACGCCGGCTACGACGACGAGGCCGCCATGCGCTGGCTCTACGAGCCGGACGACACCCTCCCCGGCGCCACGCCGGCGAAGGCACTCGCCGGCGACCAGGCCCGCGAGGTCAAGCGCCGCGCCCAGGCCCTCGGCTTCTGACCCACCCCACCCCACCCCACCCGCTGCGCCCTGCGCGCTGTGCTGCCGTGCCCGCCCCGCGCTGCCGCCCCCGCGATCTTGCACATCCGGCCCCCGCTCTGTCGCGCATGTCTGGTATGCCGGGGCAGAAAGTGCAAGATCGCGGGGGGAGGGAGAGGGCGGAGGCGGGGGACAGGGGCGGGGCAGGTCAGTCGGTGCGGCGGGTGGCGGCGATGGCCAGGTCCACGAGGGCCTGCCGGGCCTCGGTGTCCAGGTCGACCGTGGCCAGCGCGGCCAGCGCGGTGTCGGTCAGCGTGGCGATCCGCCGCTCGGTACGCTCCAGCGCGCCGCTGTCGCTGATCATCTCCCGCAGCCGGTCGACGCCGGCCTCGTCCAGCCCGGGGTCGCCGAGCCCGCCGAGCAGCAGTTCGCGCCCGGCGGCGTCGGTCGTCTCGAGGGCCGCCGCCACCAGATAGGTGCGCTTGCCCTCGCGCAGGTCGTCGCCGGCCGGCTTGCCGGTCTGGGCCGGGTCGCCGAACACACCCAGCACGTCGTCGCGGAGCTGGAACGCCTCGCCCAGCGGCAGCCCGTACGCCGAGTACGCCGAGCGGACCTCGGCCGGCGCGTCGGCCAGCGCGGCACCGAGCAGCACCGGGCGCTCGACCGTGTACTTCGCCGACTTGTAGCGGGCGACCTTGCCGGCCCGCTCCAGCGAGGTGTCGCCGGTGGCCTGGGTCAGCACGTCGAGGTACTGGCCGACCGTGACCTCGGTGCGCATCTCGTCGAAGACCGGGCGGGCCCGGGCGACCGTCCGCGGGTCGAGCCCGGAGGAGTGCAGCAACTCGTCCGACCAGACCAGGCAGAGGTCGCCCAGCAGGATCGCCGCGGCGTCGCCGAAGCCGTCGGCGTCGCCGCCCCAGCCGGCGGTCCGGTGCCGGGCCGCGAACCGGCGGTGCACCGCGGGCTCCCCGCGCCGGGTGTCGGAACGGTCCATCAGGTCGTCGTGGATCAGCGCACTGGCCTGCACGAACTCCAGCGAGGCCAGGGTGGTGACCACCTGGTCGGAGTCCACCCCGCCGGCGCCCCGGAAGCCCCAGTACGCGAACGCCGGCCGTAGCCGCTTGCCCCCGCCCAGCACGAACGCCTCGATCGCCTCGGCGACCGGCAGCAGGGCGTCGTCGACGCCGGTCATCCAGGTGCGCTGGGTGGTCAGGAATTCGGCCAGGGCCTTGTCGATCCGTTGGCGCAGCCCGGCGCGGTCGACCGGGGAAACGGGAGCAGCGTGGGTCACGCCACGACGCTAGCCGGTCGGGATCGGCCCCGCCGCACCACCGGGGTCCGGCGCGCCGGGCGGGGTCGACCCCGACCGGCGAGGCATCAGCCGCGGGCGCGGGTGGGGCGCCGGCCGCCTGGGCGCGACGGCCCGGGGCGGGGCAGGTAGGGGCCGGCGGCGGCGACCAGTTCCCGGTACCGCCGGACGGCCGGCTGGTCGCCGTGCCCGGCCAGCCGCCGGCGCACCTCGGTCAGGTGGCCCAGGGCCCGGGGGGACCCGGCCCGGACGGCGTCGAGCAGCGCCTCGCCGGCCACCGCGCAGGCCCGTTCCACCTCGCCGAGCTGGAGGTAGCACCGGGCCAGCCAGCTGCCGTAGATCGCCCAGGTGCGGGGGTGACCGCGCTGACGTACGGCGCGCAGCGGCGTCTCGGCCGGGCGCGGCCGGCCGAGCGCGACGAGCGTGCGCCCGGTCATGGCCGCCAACTCCGGGCCGTCGAGCCAGTAGAGCCACGGCGGTTCCCGGCCCGGGTCCGGTGCGCCGGTCACGCGGTGGGCCTCCTCGAGGGCCTGCCGGGCGGCCCCGGCCCGGCCGCCGAGCGCCGCGGCCAGCGCCATCCGGTGCAGCAGGAGGGCGCGCAGGCCAGGGGTGGCCCACCGCCGTGCCCCGGCGTACGCCGTGCCGGCCAGCAGCAGCGCGCCCTCCGGGTCGCCCAGGCCGGCGAGCAGGTGACTGGCCGAGCCCAGCACGTGCCCGGCGAACGCCGGGTCGCCGGCGCTGGCGGCGGCGCGCAGCGCCAACCGGTAGGCGTCCAGCGCGCCGGCCGCGTCCCCCGCGTCGGCGGCGAGCCACCCGGCGAGCTGGGCCGACTCGGCCACCTCGGCCAGCAGCCGGCGGCGTCCGGCCGGCCCGCACCCGGCCAGCGCCCGCACCGCCCGCCCCAGCCGGTACGCCCCGAGCCCGGCCAGGTCGGCCCCGCCCGCGAGGTCGTCCAGCCGGCGCAGCTCCGTCAACCGCACCGGCCCGGGGCAACCGCCCGCCACCGGCGTCACCAGCGTTAGCGGCCGGGCCGAGGGCCGTGCGCCGGCCGGTCCGGTGCCCGGCCCGCTCCGGCCGTCATCCCGAACGTCGGCCGGCCGAGAGGTCGGCAGCTCGTCGCCGGGGTCGGCACCCTGCGGGGTGGGCGCGCCGCGCAGCAGCACGTCGCCGGGTTCGGCTACCTGCGGGGCGGGTGGTAGCGCGTCGCCGGGGTCCGCTGCCTGCGGGGTGGGCGGGGCGGGTGGTAGCGCGTCGCCGGGGTCCGCTGCCTGCGGGGCGGGCGCGCCGGGCAGCAGCGCGTCGCGCGGGTCGGCCAGCCAGCGCTGGGCCAGGGCGAGCAGCGCCGCCCGGGACCGGGCGCCGCCGAAGGCGGGTGGCGGGCCGAGGCGCCGGGTGCGGGCCGCGGCGTCGGCCAGCAGGTCGGCGGGCACCGCGAGGACGACGGCGAGCCAACCGAGCCAGAACTCGCCGGGCAGCCGCAGCTGCCGTTCCCACCGGGAGATCTCGTGCCGGCTCAACGTCGGCACCCCGGAGACGCGGCAGAGCTCGGCGGCGAGCCGTAGCTGGCTCCAGCCTCGGGCCAGCCGGAGCTGGGCGAGCAGCGGCCCGAGCAGCTGCGGGCCGGGCGGGGGCGGCGTCATCGGTCCTCCGGCGGGCGTCGGCGTGGCGGCGGCGCGGGCCCCGGACGGGCCGGTGCGCCACCGGTGGAGATGCTGACCCCCGCGCGTGCCCCCGCCGAGCCGACCTGAGGCCGACCGTCCCGCGCTGCACCATGACTACTCCGGGGGTGTGACGCTTTCCGGCCCTCCCGGCCGCCCCGGCGTGCGCCCGCACCCTTCCGGCGGTCCCGGGCGTACGCCCGCACCCTTCCGGCGGGCCCGGCGTACGCCCGCACCCTCCCGGCCGCCCCGGCGTACGTCCGCACCCTTCCGGCGTGCGCCCGTACCCTTCCGGCGGGCGCGGCGTGCGCCCGCACCCTCCGCCGCCCGTCGGTCCCGCGCGGGGGTCGGGTCCGGCGTGCGGGGCGCGCGGCCGGTGTCTCCCGCTGTGGGAAGATCCCGGCGCGGCGTGTCCCGCCCGCTAGAGTCGTGGGGTGGCGCTCGGTCTTCCCTCGGTCCTCCCCAACCCGCAGCCGGCGATCGGGGAGCTGATCCGCGAGCACCAACCGACCTTCTCGTTCGAGTTCTTCCCGCCCAAGACCGAGCAGGGCGAGCGGCTGCTGTGGCAGGCGATCCGCGAGCTGGAGTCGCTGCGTCCGTCGTTCGTCTCGATCACCTACGGCGCGGGCGGGTCGACCCGCGACACGACGGTCGCGGTCACCGAGCGGATCGCCACCGAGACCACCCTGCTGCCCATGGCCCACCTCACCGCGGTCGACCACTCCGTCGCCGAGCTGCGACACGTCATCGGCCGGCTCGCCGGGGTCGGGGTGCGCAACGTGCTCGCCGTGCGGGGCGACCCGCCGGGCAACCCGGGCGGCGAATGGGTCCGCCATCCCGAGGGCGTGCTCTACGCCGAGGACCTGGTCCGCCTGGTGCGCGACGCGGGCGACTTCAGCGTCGGGGTGGCCGCCTTCCCGTACAAGCATCCGCGCTCGCCCGACGTGGCCAGCGACACCGAGCACTTCGTCCGCAAGTGCCGGGCCGGCGCCGAGTTCGCCATCACCCAGATGTTCTTCGACGCCGACGACTACCTGCGGCTGCGCGACCGGGTCGCCGCGGCCGGCTGCGACACCCCGATCCTGGCCGGCGTGATGCCGGTGACCCAGATCGGCACGATCGAGCGCTCGGTGCAGCTCTCCGGGGCGCCCTTCCCGCCCGCCCTGGCCGAGCGGTTCTCGAAGATCGCCGACGACCCGGAGGCGGTGCGCCGGCTCGGCGTCGAGCAGGCCAGCGAGATGTGCCGGCGACTGCTCGACGAGGGCGTGCCGGGGATCCACTTCATCACCCTCAACCGTTCCACCGCCACCCGCGAGGTCTGGCAGAACCTCCAGGTCGGCGCGCGGGTGTGACCCCGACGCCGCGACACCTGAGCGCCGGTGCGACGGTTGTTCCGTGGTGGGCACACAGCTGAACTGGGACGAGTACGCCACGGCCTGGGCGCGACTGCACGGGGGCTTCGACCCCCGGGCGGCGGCCCCGGTCGTCCGCGCCTGGCTGCGGTTCGCCTACCACGTCGGCTTCGTGCTGGGCCGGCTGCGGGTCGGCCCGACCCCGGTCACCGTGGTCGGCGTGCTGCTCTGCGCCTGCGTGCCGCTGTTCGCCGTACGGCCGCAGGACGGCCCCTTCCTCGGGGCGCTGTTCGTGCTGCTCGCCGCGGTGGCGGACAGCGTCGACGGCGCGGTGGCGGTGGCCACGCGCCGGACCACCCGGCTCGGCTACGTCTACGACTCGCTGGCCGACCGGCTCGGCGAGGTCGCCTGGCTGGCCGCGTTCTGGCTGATCGGGGCGCCCGGGGCGCTCGTCGCGACCGCCGGGGCGCTGTCCTGGCTGCACGAGTACGTCCGTGCCCGAGCCGTCTCCGCAGGCATGCGGGAGATCGGCGCGGTCACCGTGGGGGAGCGCCCCACCCGGGTCTCGGTCGCCCTGGTCGGGCTGCTGCTGGCCGGGCTGACCGGGCTGATCGAGCCGGACCTGGCCGCCGGCACCATCACCATGGCGACCGCCGTCTGGGTGCTGCTGGCCGGCTTCGGGCTGGGCCAACTCCTCTCCGCCGTCCGCCGCGCCCTGATCGACGCCGGCTGACCGCGCGCCGACCCGGGCGGGCTGACCCGGCCCGCCCGGCCGCCGGGAAGGCCCCGGGAGCCGACATGCCGCCCTGCACCCGTCGGCGGCTACCAGGCGGGGCCGATCTCGTCGGCGACGATCTGGGCGGAGAGCGTCACCATCGGCAGGCCACCGCCCGGATGGCTGGAGCCGCCGACCAGCCACAGCCCGTGCGCCGGGCCCCGGTTGGCCGGGCGGAGCAGGCCGCCGGCCGTGCCGTAGATCGACCCGCCCGGCGCGCCGGTCGCGTCGTCCAGGTCGGCCGGGGTGCGGACCTCCCGGAACGCCAGCCGGTCCCGCACGTCGACGCCGCGCTCGGCCAGCACGTCGAGGACCCGGTCGGCGTACGCCTCGGCGAGGCCGGGCCGGCGCCAGTCGACGGCCCCGGCGGCGGTGCCGTGCCGGGGTGCGTTGACCAGCACGAACCACGCCTCGTGGCCGGCCGGGCGGACCATCGGGTCGTCGGCCACGGTGACGAAGACGGTGGGGTCGGCCGCCGGACGGGCCCGCACGCCCCGCCCCGGGTGGCCGAAGACCGCGTCGAACTCGGCGTCGTAGTCGCGGGGGAAGAACACGCTGTGGTGGGCCAGGCCCGAGTCTCCGGTGACGCCGAGCAGCAGCACGAACCCGGCGAGGCTGCGGTCGGTCAGCCCGGCCAGCCGGCGCGGGCTGGGCAGCAGGTCCCGGTAGAGGGTGAGCGCGTCCACGTTGGCCACCACCACGTCGGCGGGGACCGGCGCGGCGACGCCGCGCAGGCGTACGCCGTGCACCCGGCCGCCCGCCGCGTCGATCCGGGTGACCGTGGCGCCGGTCTGCACGACCACGCCGAGGTCCAGGCAGCGGGTCAGCAGCGCGTCGGCGAGCGTGCCCAGCCCGCCGCGCAGGTACCAGCCGCCGAAGGCCAGCTCGGCGTAGGGAACGGCGACCAGCGCCGCCGGCGCCCGGCGCGGGTCGGCCCCCGTGTAGGTGGCGTACCGGTCGAGCAGCATCCGCAGCCGGGGGTCGGAGAGGTGCCGCCGGCCCAGCCCGCGCAGCGTCCGGCCCGGGCCGATCGCGGCCAGGTCGCCCAGCCGCCAGGCCAGCGCCGCCAGGTCCAGCGGCGAGTCGATCGGACGGCGCAGGATGTCGCGGTGCGACGCCTGCCACACCCGCTCCGCCCGGCGCCACAGCCGCTGCCAGTCCGCGGCGGCCCGGTCGCCGAAGGCCGCACCGATGCGGGCGGCGAACTCGGCCGGGTCGGCGCACGAGTCGAGGGCCGGGCCGCCGCCGGGGAAGACGTGCCGCACGATGGGGTCGATCGGCGCCAGGTCCAGGTACTCGTCGAGCTTCGCGCCGGTCGCCTCGAACAGGTCGTGGAAGACGTCGGGCAGGGTGAGCAGGCTCGGCCCGGTGTCGAAGTGGAACGGGCCGGCCGGGGTGTCGTGGACGTACCGGCCGAGCTTGCCGCCCACCGTGTCCGCGCGTTCGAGCACGGTGACCTGGTGTCCGGTGGCGGCCAGCCGGGCGGCGGTGGCCAGTCCTCCCACGCCGGCGCCGACGACCACGATCCGCGCCATGGCGCGCCTCCCTAGGTGACGGGGCGGCCACGCCAGGACAGGCGGCGCCGCTTCCGCAGATGGTACGACCGCAGGGTCAGCCAACCGAGGACCACGACCGACACGGGGTGTGCCAGCGCGTCGGGCCACCACCGGCCGCCGGTGGCGCGCGCGGTGACCGCCCGCCCGGCCACCCCGAGCAGGTACGCGGCGCAGGCCGCGGCGGCCACCGCCGGCGCGCCGGCGGCCAGGGCGGCGACCGCCAGCAGCGGGGGAGCGGTGTAGAGCAGCAGCAGCACGGCCAGCACGGCGGCTGCGGTCGCGGGGTGGCCGAAGGTCGCCCAGAGCGACTTCGAGTAGCCGTCGCGCAGCTGCGGCCAGTCCTCGTACATCCGGCAGGCCGCCAGCCGTGAGCCGTCGGCGAGGGCGATCCGGCCGCCGGCCCGCTTGACCGCGCGGGCCAGCTCGATGTCCTCCAGGATCCGGTCCGCCACCGCGGCGTGCCCGCCGGCCGCGTCGTAGCCGGCCCGGTCCACCACCAGGAACTGCCCGCCGGCGGCGGCCAGCGACGGCCGCGGCGAGCGCTCCATCGCCCGCAGCGGCAGGAAGGTCAGCCACAGCCACTGCAACAGCGGCTGGACCAGGCGGTCGGCCGCCGTCGCCACCAGGATCCGGGGGTACGGCGACAGCAGCGTCACCCGCGCGGCGCGCAGCTCGGTGACGGCCGCCGCGACCGCGTCCGGGGCGAGCACCACGTCGGCGTCGACGAAGACCAGCGCGGTCGCGGCGGGGTCGGCCCGGGTGGCGAGCTGCCAACAGGCGTGCGGCTTGCCCAGCCAGCCCGGCGGCGGGGCGACCCCGTCGAGCAGGGTGACCCGGGGGTCGTCGCCCGCGACCGCGCGGACCACGTCCGCGGTGCCGTCGGTCGACCCGTCGTCGAGCACCACGACGCGCAGCTCCCGTACGCCCCGCTGGGCGAGCAGCGCGCGCAGGCAGGGGGTGACCCGCGCGGCCTCGTCGCGCAGCGGCAGCAGCACCGCCACGGGCTCGGTGACCGGCGCCGGCCGCTCGGCCGGGCGGCGCAGCCAGCGGCCGGCGTTGACGAGGGTGTGCGCGGTCAGTGCGGCCACGCCGAGCAGCAGCGCGAGGACGGCGGTCATGCCGTCGCGTCGACGCCGGGGCGCTGCGGCTGGTGGGGCCGGTGCCGGTCGTCGCGGCGGGAACGGAGCAGCGTGACCGCCAGCGGCACGGCGGCCACCGACATGCCGGCCGCGCCCCACAGCGCCGAGGCGGGCAGGTCGAGGAAGACCGCGTGGGCCAGCACGCTGGAGAAGTACGTCCACAGCCACAGCGCGAACATCGGGGCGTCCCGCCCGTCGGTGGTGGCCACGGCGGGCCCGGCCAGCGGGCGCAGCGCGCCCATCATCAGCACGGCGAAGAGCAGCCAGCCCAGGTAGTTGCTCACCGGGATGCCGGGCAGCCCGGGCAGCGCGGGCGTGGCGTCCCGCCAGACCCAGTAGCCCTCCGCCACCATCTGCGGGTCGAGGAAGAGGTCCCAGGCGGCCAGCCCGACGGCGGCCAGCGCGATCCGCCGGACGGGGAACCGGGTCCCCCGCCGACCACCGGCGTCGCCGCCGCTCCCCGGCCCGCCGCCGGTTCCGGGCCCGCTGGCGATGCCCGGCCCGCTGCCGGTCTCGGGCCCGCTGGCGATGCCCGGCCCGCTGCCGGTCTCGGGCCCGCTGGCGATGCCCGGCCCGCTGCCGGTCTCGGGCCCGCTGGCGATGCCCGGCCCGTCGCCGGGGGTGCGGGCGTCCCTCAGCGGCCCGCCACCGGTCAGCCGGGTGGCGGCCAGCCAGGCCGGCCAGGCCATCCAGGTCCAGGCCAGCGGGATGATCAGGGGCACCCCGGCCAGCTTCGGCCCCAGCTCGCC harbors:
- a CDS encoding glycosyltransferase — protein: MTAVLALLLGVAALTAHTLVNAGRWLRRPAERPAPVTEPVAVLLPLRDEAARVTPCLRALLAQRGVRELRVVVLDDGSTDGTADVVRAVAGDDPRVTLLDGVAPPPGWLGKPHACWQLATRADPAATALVFVDADVVLAPDAVAAAVTELRAARVTLLSPYPRILVATAADRLVQPLLQWLWLTFLPLRAMERSPRPSLAAAGGQFLVVDRAGYDAAGGHAAVADRILEDIELARAVKRAGGRIALADGSRLAACRMYEDWPQLRDGYSKSLWATFGHPATAAAVLAVLLLLYTAPPLLAVAALAAGAPAVAAAACAAYLLGVAGRAVTARATGGRWWPDALAHPVSVVVLGWLTLRSYHLRKRRRLSWRGRPVT
- a CDS encoding carotenoid biosynthesis protein, which encodes MTGRLSWTLLAVLVLAQICYPLTAGQTRARLTVATVVLGYLLSVGHALLSRGPRTAAALVAVAMVGGFAIEALGVATGFPFGSYDYSGELGPKLAGVPLIIPLAWTWMAWPAWLAATRLTGGGPLRDARTPGDGPGIASGPETGSGPGIASGPETGSGPGIASGPETGSGPGIASGPGTGGGPGSGGDAGGRRGTRFPVRRIALAAVGLAAWDLFLDPQMVAEGYWVWRDATPALPGLPGIPVSNYLGWLLFAVLMMGALRPLAGPAVATTDGRDAPMFALWLWTYFSSVLAHAVFLDLPASALWGAAGMSVAAVPLAVTLLRSRRDDRHRPHQPQRPGVDATA